One part of the Aspergillus luchuensis IFO 4308 DNA, chromosome 5, nearly complete sequence genome encodes these proteins:
- a CDS encoding uncharacterized protein (COG:Z;~EggNog:ENOG410PVCJ;~InterPro:IPR011990,IPR027417,IPR007111,IPR029058;~PFAM:PF13374,PF05729,PF13424;~go_function: GO:0005515 - protein binding [Evidence IEA]), with translation MTGEYYLRILSAGADPNIDIVAVHGLNPKSKKNHAEKTWESNGKLWLRDFLPKQLPRARIFLFSYNSKVAIQSSAAGVREQAHVLLDRLRLEREKCEHRPLLFIAHSLGGIVVKEALVQAKLSATYGSICTSTFGIVFFGTPHRGTHLARVGGVAAKFVRALLGTASNTLLKALSKGSLYALELSANFDKLLENYKYLSFYETLPFKSIGIVVGKDSAVLGLPDSREKAIALNADHEEICRFHCDKDDRYQYVSSLIVEMANSGTETRQLTSCLDESESTLVVDEADPCFWMIPYTRNPGFVGREHTLSQVMERIMPLGKVHSRVALYGLGGVGKTQIAIELAHQVHEAHPDASVFWIHANSISRFQESYYHLIKECEIESPEDKPQDLMLVKQWLEKQCKRWLLIIDNADEASLFTSDGRQGQRASTSNKQLQEDSSIVQFLPESPYGSILITTRNRAAGVKFVRGIGRNMLEVDTMTKEESRCLIKSALSGNYPTESDMDELAEMLDYLPLAIMQAASFMEENVLTVNEYIKLHNDSDETKMSLLCEPFETLGRDSETPNALATTLIVSLDHINTKEPNAIEALSLVAFLDQHNIPSSLMEQRLVGPLDLTKALGTLKAFSLIIATGKGQNFSIHRLVQLTVRKWLIIEHTFDERAIQAMDTLAEVYPNAEYENWAICAAYLPHAISVLRFTPELHGKLLRRRLYLQEGIAYYLWSQGRNDEAEKLDLLIVEENKKEFGLEHPETLESIAGLSSTYSNQNRLAETEELNSLLVTAYTKLYGPNDIITMRSERCLAATYRKQCRFEEAESLLLKVLERAKSVFGEEHEESVCAMGHLGLLYTDLGRWDEAEEYSIKDLEWHQKNLGPDNPWTLDLAINLASLHETQGKLLEGKALGIQTLQICEDKLGLDDERTRNCQQLLLNIYFELDEWQKAEGLCLQILEETSRIDGPSHFKTLSSKEQLSAIYEGLGDDNKAEKLDNEIIDECTRTFGSDHAYTLKFSALAQRRRGKQAEAIQLMAQAINKEEILLGAFHDETLASVRILRLWCEPERDIVDILLEAEANCS, from the exons ATGACG GGTGAGTATTACTTGCGTATATTGTCCGCCGGCGCAGATCCCAATATCGA CATTGTCGCCGTTCATGGGCTCAACCccaaaagcaagaaaaaccATGCTGAGAAGACCTGGGAGTCGAATGGGAAGCTATGGCTCAGGGATTTTCTTCCCAAGCAACTGCCACGAGCCAGGATTTTTCTCTTCAGTTACAACTCTAAAGTTGCAATCCAGTCATCCGCAGCTGGAGTGCGAGAGCAGGCACATGTCCTCCTTGACCGCTTAAGACTGGAAAGAGAG AAGTGTGAACATCGACCCCTGCTTTTCATTGCCCATAGCCTGGGAGGGATTGTTGTCAAAGAG GCGCTTGTACAAGCCAAACTCAGCGCAACATATGGCTCGATATGCACGTCGACCTTTGGAATCGTTTTCTTCGGTACGCCACATCGAGGGACGCACCTGGCACGTGTGGGAGGCGTGGCTGCAAAGTTCGTGAGGGCTCTACTAGGAACAGCGAGCAATACCCTACTGAAGGCCCTTTCAAAAGGCAGCCTTTACGCCCTGGAGCTGTCTGCGAACTTTGACAAGCTTCTTGAAAACTACAAGTATCTCAGCTTTTATGAGACGCTACCATTCAAAAGCATCGGCATA GTTGTGGGAAAAGATTCTGCTGTTCTTGGCTTGCCTGACTCCCGTGAGAAAGCGATCGCATTGAATGCCGACCATGAAGAGATTTGCAGATTTCACTGCGACAAAGACGATCGATATCAATATGTGTCTTCGCTAATTGTCGAAATGGCAAACTCAGGCACGGAGACGCGCCAGTTAACCAGTTGCCTAGATGAATCAGAGTCCACCCTCGTGGTCGATGAAGCCGACCCTTGCTTCT GGATGATACCTTATACACGTAATCCCGGGTTTGTCGGCCGCGAGCATACATTAAGTCAGGTTATGGAGCGTATCATGCCACTCGGAAAGGTTCATTCGAGAGTAGCCTTGTATGGTCTCGGAGGTGTCGG TAAAACCCAGATAGCCATTGAGCTGGCGCACCAAGTCCATGAAGCCCACCCCGACGCGTCGGTGTTCTGGATCCACGCAAACAGTATCAGCCGTTTCCAAGAAAGTTATTATCATCTGATCAAGGAATGCGAGATTGAGAGTCCAGAAGATAAACCACAAGACCTCATGCTTGTCAAGCAATGGCTTGAAAAGCAGTGTAAACGCTGGTTGCTGATTATCGATAACGCTGACGAAGCCTCACTCTTCACATCAGATGGGCGCCAAGGACAAAGAGCCTCGACCTCAAATAAGCAGCTGCAAGAAGATTCTTCCATCGTCCAGTTCCTTCCCGAAAGTCCATATGGCTCTATTCTCATTACGACCCGTAACCGAGCTGCTGGTGTCAAATTCGTCAGGGGTATTGGCCGAAACATGCTCGAGGTGGATACTATGACCAAAGAAGAATCGAGATGCTTAATCAAATCTGCTTTGAGTGGCAATTATCCGACAGAGTCGGACATGGATGAGCTCGCGGAGATGCTCGACTATTTACCGTTGGCAATTATGCAAGCCGCTTCATTTATGGAAGAAAACGTGCTTACTGTGAACGAATACATTAAACTGCATAATGACAGTGACGAGACCAAAATGAGTCTACTGTGCGAGCCCTTCGAGACGTTAGGAAGAGACAGCGAAACCCCAAATGCTCTTGCTACCACTCTGATCGTTTCTCTAGATCATATCAATACAAAAGAGCCAAACGCTATCGAGGCTCTTTCTCTTGTCGCTTTTCTTGACCAGCATAATATTCCATCAAGTCTGATGGAACAGAGGCTTGTCGGGCCACTTGATCTGACCAAGGCGCTGGGTACACTTAAGGCATTCTCGCTCATAATAGCAACAGGAAAGGGTCAAAACTTCTCTATCCACCGGCTTGTACAGCTTACTGTGCGGAAATGGCTAATCATCGAGCACACCTTCGACGAAAGAGCGATTCAAGCGATGGATACTCTCGCCGAAGTCTACCCGAACGCTGAATACGAAAATTGGGCTATCTGCGCTGCTTATTTGCCTCATGCTATATCTGTCCTCAGGTTCACACCGGAGCTGCATGGGAAGCTGCTCCGAAGGAGGCTTTATCTTCAAGAAGGGATAGCATACTATTTGTGGTCGCAGGGCCGTAACGATGAGGCAGAGAAGTTGGATCTTCTCATCGTGGAAGAGAATAAGAAGGAATTTGGTCTGGAGCATCCAGAAACATTGGAGAGCATTGCAGGCCTCTCCTCAACGTACTCCAATCAAAATCGACTTGCCGAAACCGAAGAGTTGAACTCGCTTCTTGTTACAGCCTACACAAAGCTTTACGGGCCGAACGATATCATTACCATGAGGAGTGAAAGATGTCTGGCAGCGACTTACCGGAAACAATGTCGTTTCGAGGAAGCGGAAAGCCTGCTATTAAAAGTTCTTGAAAGAGCCAAGTCCGTCTTCGGAGAAGAACATGAGGAGTCGGTATGTGCCATGGGCCACCTGGGCCTGCTTTACACTGATCTGGGTAGATGGGATGAGGCTGAAGAATATTCCATCAAGGATTTGGAATGGCACCAAAAGAATCTCGGGCCAGATAATCCCTGGACTTTGGACCTGGCCATTAATCTCGCGTCACTTCACGAAACTCAGGGAAAACTGCTTGAGGGGAAAGCACTAGGCATACAAACGCTTCAGATTTGTGAAGATAAACTGGGCCTAGATGACGAGAGAACTCGAAATTGCCAACAGCTCCTGCTAAACATCTACTTCGAGCTAGATGAATGGCAGAAAGCAGAGGGACTATGCTTACAGATTCTGGAAGAGACCTCGAGAATAGATGGACCTAGTCATTTTAAGACCCTCAGCTCGAAGGAACAATTGTCCGCTATCTATGAAGGACTCGGCGACGACAATAAAGCTGAGAAACTGGACAACGAGATAATTGACGAGTGCACCCGTACGTTCGGTTCCGATCACGCCTACACGCTGAAATTCAGTGCT